From the genome of Sphingobacterium kitahiroshimense, one region includes:
- the aroA gene encoding 3-phosphoshikimate 1-carboxyvinyltransferase: MSQQVITLTHPSKSINGTVQLTGSKSESNRALIIQALGKEKVQIENLSQAFDTVTLKKALLLATNTQSELTKIDIGPAGTAMRFLTAYLNLIKGNFILTGSERMQQRPIGILVDALKTIGADIHYEAKSGFPPLHIEGGMIQSKDKISIKGNISSQYISALLLIAASLKKGLTLEIEGELTSRPYVTMTLNMLKEVGIQYEWLHNTIHIPNQETKEATIYVEPDWSAASYWYAIVALSNSGSIILPGLKKSSLQGDIAIVEIMSHFGVASAFEQDGLHLTKISEPSGKTFFDMKECPDLAQTVVVIAAALRRDISLTGLETLKIKETDRILALKTEIAKFGAKLIEDGTTYHIKTDEVFEPTAVSFATYEDHRMAMAFAPLALIFKSINIEEPQVVEKSYPDFWKHLAEHKFIIT, translated from the coding sequence ATGAGTCAACAGGTGATTACACTTACTCACCCATCTAAAAGTATTAATGGTACGGTTCAACTTACTGGTTCAAAATCAGAAAGCAACCGTGCCCTTATTATTCAAGCATTGGGAAAAGAGAAAGTACAAATAGAAAATCTTTCGCAAGCTTTTGATACAGTTACACTAAAGAAGGCTCTTCTGCTAGCTACCAATACGCAATCTGAACTAACAAAAATTGATATTGGACCCGCAGGGACCGCAATGCGTTTTTTAACAGCCTATCTTAATCTGATTAAAGGAAATTTCATTCTAACCGGTTCAGAACGTATGCAACAAAGACCTATCGGTATTTTAGTTGACGCGCTCAAGACTATCGGAGCTGATATTCATTACGAAGCAAAATCTGGCTTCCCACCTCTTCATATAGAAGGTGGCATGATTCAGAGTAAGGATAAAATTTCAATTAAGGGAAATATTAGCAGTCAATATATTTCAGCTCTATTGCTCATTGCGGCATCCTTAAAAAAAGGTTTAACACTTGAAATTGAAGGCGAACTTACTTCACGACCTTATGTCACCATGACGTTGAATATGTTGAAAGAAGTTGGTATTCAATACGAATGGTTGCATAATACCATTCATATTCCAAATCAAGAAACAAAGGAAGCAACGATTTATGTCGAACCTGATTGGAGCGCGGCGTCTTATTGGTATGCCATAGTAGCACTTTCTAATTCAGGATCGATCATACTTCCCGGATTGAAAAAAAGTAGTCTACAAGGTGATATAGCAATTGTTGAAATTATGAGCCACTTTGGTGTTGCATCAGCGTTTGAACAAGATGGTTTACACCTTACAAAAATAAGTGAACCTTCTGGGAAAACATTTTTTGACATGAAAGAATGCCCAGATTTAGCACAGACAGTAGTAGTTATAGCGGCTGCATTAAGACGCGATATATCACTTACAGGTTTAGAAACATTGAAAATTAAAGAAACAGATCGAATTTTAGCTTTAAAAACAGAAATTGCTAAATTCGGAGCAAAATTGATCGAAGATGGAACCACTTATCACATCAAAACTGATGAAGTCTTCGAACCAACAGCTGTTTCTTTCGCCACATATGAAGATCATAGAATGGCAATGGCATTTGCCCCACTTGCATTAATATTCAAAAGTATTAATATTGAGGAACCACAGGTTGTCGAAAAATCTTATCCAGACTTCTGGAAACATTTAGCTGAGCACAAATTTATTATTACTTAG
- the aroC gene encoding chorismate synthase produces MAGNSFGDLFRISTFGESHGKAIGVILDGCPPNIAIDEDFIQSELDKRKPGQSKITTQRKESDTAQILSGVFEGKSTGTPIAILIPNEDQRSKDYSHIKDIFRPSHADYTYHMKYGHRDYRGGGRSSARETAARVAAGAIAKSFLKQHGIEIFAHVSGVGKIESPNLDTKDLEALLDLRESNIARCADPATANEMIEFIDAVRKSGDTVGGRISTIIRNVPVGLGEPVFDKLHADLAKAMMSINAVHGFEYGSGFAGSELLGSQHNDLFVSEEHDIHRTKTHTNFSGGIQGGISNGMDITFKTAFKPVATIMRDQQTIDSNGNEATVQGKGRHDPCVVSRAVIIVEAMAALVIADHLLKQSSYKNVR; encoded by the coding sequence ATGGCAGGAAATTCATTTGGCGATTTATTTAGAATTAGCACTTTTGGGGAATCTCACGGAAAAGCGATTGGTGTTATTTTAGATGGCTGTCCTCCAAATATAGCTATTGATGAGGACTTTATCCAATCAGAACTTGATAAACGTAAGCCCGGTCAATCAAAAATAACCACACAACGCAAAGAAAGTGATACAGCACAAATTCTTTCTGGCGTATTTGAGGGCAAGTCTACAGGAACACCTATTGCCATACTTATCCCAAACGAAGATCAAAGATCGAAAGATTACTCACATATAAAAGATATCTTTAGACCATCACACGCAGACTATACATATCATATGAAATATGGTCATCGTGATTACCGAGGTGGAGGTCGCTCATCGGCTAGAGAAACTGCAGCTAGAGTTGCCGCAGGAGCAATTGCCAAATCCTTTTTAAAACAACATGGAATAGAAATATTTGCGCACGTATCAGGTGTTGGCAAAATTGAATCTCCAAATTTAGATACAAAAGATTTAGAAGCATTGTTAGATTTGAGAGAATCTAATATTGCACGATGTGCTGATCCTGCTACAGCGAATGAAATGATTGAATTTATTGATGCTGTTCGTAAATCAGGTGATACTGTAGGAGGACGCATTTCAACTATTATTAGAAATGTACCAGTCGGATTGGGTGAACCTGTTTTTGACAAATTACATGCGGATCTAGCTAAGGCAATGATGAGCATCAATGCCGTACACGGTTTCGAATATGGATCAGGATTTGCTGGTTCTGAATTACTAGGTTCACAGCATAACGATCTTTTTGTATCTGAAGAACATGATATCCATCGTACTAAAACCCATACCAATTTCTCTGGAGGAATACAAGGTGGTATTTCAAATGGTATGGACATCACATTTAAAACAGCTTTCAAGCCTGTTGCTACTATTATGAGAGATCAACAGACAATTGATTCAAATGGTAATGAAGCTACAGTTCAAGGAAAAGGAAGACATGATCCTTGTGTAGTTTCCCGAGCTGTTATTATTGTTGAGGCAATGGCTGCATTAGTTATTGCTGATCATTTATTAAAACAATCTAGTTACAAAAATGTCAGATAA
- a CDS encoding ROK family protein, with protein MSDKSEFILGVDIGGTHISAAIVNKLDWKIIPNNVVRNHVFSQENAKSIFLTWANTINSCVEAAGSMVKHIGIAMPGPFDYENGVSMMTGQSKYDDLYKMNVKTPLATLIGIPEQNIHFINDAAAFLQGEVFAQHLNTKERILGITLGTGLGSAVWNKGEKSFDADLWNTPYKNLIFEEFLVTRWFIKRFKELTDIEVTGLKQIINEHQQNPAFSILCEEYSIHLLDFLDFFSKKYNCIDFVIGGNIAKALPILLGQKKNQVEAYNIKTAILGEEAAIIGAAAQFS; from the coding sequence ATGTCAGATAAAAGTGAATTCATTTTAGGAGTGGATATCGGCGGCACACATATTAGCGCCGCTATAGTAAATAAATTAGATTGGAAAATTATTCCGAATAACGTGGTGAGAAACCACGTTTTTTCGCAAGAAAATGCTAAATCGATTTTCCTTACTTGGGCAAACACAATTAACAGTTGCGTAGAAGCTGCTGGATCTATGGTAAAACACATTGGAATAGCAATGCCTGGCCCTTTCGATTATGAAAATGGTGTGTCTATGATGACTGGACAAAGCAAATACGATGACCTATATAAAATGAATGTCAAAACCCCGTTGGCAACATTAATAGGAATTCCAGAACAAAATATTCATTTCATTAACGATGCCGCGGCTTTTTTGCAAGGAGAGGTTTTTGCTCAACACCTGAATACAAAAGAAAGAATTTTAGGAATCACTTTAGGTACAGGTCTCGGTTCAGCAGTCTGGAACAAAGGAGAAAAATCTTTCGATGCCGATCTTTGGAACACACCATATAAAAATTTAATTTTTGAAGAGTTTTTAGTAACCAGATGGTTTATAAAACGGTTTAAGGAACTTACAGATATTGAAGTAACGGGACTTAAACAAATTATCAATGAGCATCAACAAAACCCTGCCTTTAGCATATTATGTGAGGAATATAGCATCCATTTATTGGATTTTCTTGATTTCTTCAGTAAAAAATACAATTGTATAGACTTTGTAATCGGAGGAAATATTGCAAAAGCACTACCTATACTATTGGGTCAAAAGAAAAATCAAGTAGAAGCATATAATATAAAAACTGCAATTCTAGGAGAAGAGGCGGCAATTATTGGTGCTGCCGCTCAATTCTCATAA